The Apodemus sylvaticus chromosome 17, mApoSyl1.1, whole genome shotgun sequence genome contains a region encoding:
- the Smim41 gene encoding small integral membrane protein 41: MNSSQVGAAAKAAWLSCCNQSGSPLRPPEGPRMVQAVVLGVLSLLVLCGILFLGGGLLLRAQGLIAMLARERHSSPEAEPGACGADEDS, encoded by the coding sequence ATGAACAGCTCACAGGTGGGAGCCGCGGCCAAGGCTGCCTGGCTGAGCTGCTGCAACCAGTCGGGGTCGCCACTCCGTCCCCCGGAGGGGCCACGCATGGTACAGGCAGTAGTGCTGGGCGTCCTGTCGCTGCTGGTGCTCTGTGGGATCCTGTTCCTGGGTGGAGGACTCCTCCTCCGCGCCCAGGGCCTGATAGCCATGCTGGCTCGAGAAAGGCATTCGTCTCCGGAGGCCgagcctggtgcctgtggagcgGACGAAGACTCCTAG